In the genome of Campylobacter helveticus, the window GCTTTTTCATTTTATAAACTAATCCGCAATTTCTTTAATCCCACAGCTTTTGCATACTTTATTAAGGTATCAAAACTAGGATTATTAAGCTTAGTTTCAAATCTTGCTAATTGACTTTGCTTAATTCCAAGTTCTAAAGCTAAAGCACTTTGTGTCTTTTTGCTTTTTATCCTTGCTGCGATTAATTTTTTCTGCAATTCAAACCAAGCATTTAAATTTTCGTATTCTTTTTGAAATTCTTTATTTTTTAATTCTTTTTCTAAAACTTTATTTACAGGGATAAAATTACTCATCGTTTAGTTCCTTTAATTTTTTATAAGCAATCTCAAGCTCATTTTTTGGTGTTTTTTGACTCTTTTTAATAAATCCGTGCAATATATAGATTTTCTTGTCTTTTTGAAAGGCGTAAAATAATCTTGCCACATTATCCTTACCCTTAACCCTCAGCTCAAAAAGTCCTCGACCTAAAAATTTAGAGTGAGGCTCTTTTACTTCATTGCCATATAGTTGCAAGAGTGAAAAAGTCGTTGAAATTTAGCTCTTATATCTATAGAGAAATTTGATAAATTTCTAAAACCTTTTCATCATAAAAACTTACTTCAAACATTAAAATTAAAATCCTCGATTTTTAATTGATGAGATATTATAACATAAATGTTATAATATAAATACCATATTTTCAAAATAATTTCTCATTAACTACCCCAAATTCCCCAAAGCCTTCCTAAGCATTTCATTATTTGCCTTAGCATAAATGGTTGTTGTTTGCATACTTGCGTGTCTTAGTATCTTTTGTATAACGACAAGATTGACATTTTGTGAGGTGAGTTTCATCGCTAAGGTATGTCTTAAGAGGTGCAGACCTTTTTTATGAATTAAAGCCTTAGCATAAATTCTATTAATGATAATAAAAGCATTGCTCCTGTTTAAAAGTTTTCCATTATGCGTTTGCATAATATAATTACTCTCTTTCAAATACTCTTTAAAATAATCAAGCTCATCATCAATATAAGCTTTTTTAATATAAGCAAATTGTTCCTTGCCTCCCTTAGCAAGTATATTAATTTTTAGCATATCTTCTTCATCTTCATTAAAATCACACAAACGCACTTTTAAGCTTTCTGAAATTCTAAGCCCCGCATAAAGCATTAATTTAATAAGAAGTGCATTTCTAAAACTTGCATAATCTTCTTTTTGTATTTTTAGTCTTTCTATGGTATTTATAAGTCTTTGAATTTCATCATCACTTAAATGCTCAAGCTTTTCTTCTCTTTTTTCATTTCTTGTATTAAGTTTTGAAAAATTAAAAGAGAACTCAAACAAATCTTCATTATTTTCATTAATGAAGGTAAAAAAGCTAGTTATTGCCCTTAGATAAGTAAGTTTTGTTTTTTTAGAAAGCTTTTTATGATTTTTAGACCTTATTTCCAAATAACTTAAGAAATTTGAAATATAGGAAGTTTTTATTTCTTTAAACTGCATTTCATCACAAAACTCTAAAGAATATTCTCTAAATTCGTTTAAAACTCTTTTATAAAGTTAAATTGTATTCAAAGAATAATTTAAATCCTTAAAATGACAAAAATAAGCCTCAAGCTAAAAGTCTAAATCCTCTAAAAAATCGCCTCTTGTAAGCTTCATTTAAGTTTCCTTTTGTTTTGTATATCATAATAATATATTATGTTATATATTTAACCCTAACCTAAACCCAAAAAAGATAAATTTATGCCTTTATTGAGGTTTATGGATAAGTTATATATTATTATCATTATATCAAAAATATGCTAATAATATAAAATAATAAACAATTAACCTTTTTAAATTAAAAATAATTACTCTAATATGCTATAATATCCTCATAATTTCACAAAAAGGATAAAATATGAAAAATAATGCAGAAATTTTAAATAAAAACGAAGAAAATATCATTTCAAAAAGAATTCTTTTTAATAAGAAAAGTTTAGAAATGATAAATATGATGTTACCCGCTTATAAAGATGAAATTGATGATAATTTAAAAGAAAGTGAAAAAATCTCTTTATTTATTAATCTTTGTGTAGAAAAAATGTTTAAAAAAGACTTTTTGGATAGGATTAAGGAATTTTAGGATAGATTGGGACGATATTACTCAAAGGCAGCTAGTCTTCTTTAACATTATGTTTTTTAGCATAGGCTTCTATCTTAGCTCTTAAATCTTGTGGGAAGTTATAACGATAAATTGCAGGGATTCTAGGGTCAAGAAGTCTATCAAGCTTATGTCTTTTATAATACCATTCTAGGTTTTCAGGGGTAAAATAATAAGGTGCATTAGGGTAGCCTTGAGGAGGAGTTAGGGCTGCTAGTTTGGCAGTTAAAATCATAGAGTCTATTTTTAATTGTGCATCATTCCAGTCATTTGGAATATCATAACCATAAGCATTTACCATACCATTGTAATACCCTCCCCTATGGCGATCAAATTCCCTTCTGCTTTCATAAGTAGAATCTACATCCCTTGGATCTTTTATTTTACCCTCAACTATATCACTTCTTAAGGCTCTATACATACTTCCAAATTCATCGCGAGAAATTCTATACCTGTTATAATCAATGACCCAATCTACTCCCATAATTTCATCTATAAAAGGAAGCATACCAAATTCATCAGGTTTTAAAGTCTTAGCTAAGGTTTTAATCTCTTGTTCTCTTAAAGGATTTTTATGCACTCCTACCAAACCACTTCCTACCGCAATATCTGCATAACCATAAATAGCACCTAATAAATTAGGTTTATCTAATATACTGCTTCCTCCACTTAGTTGTATATAAAGTATAGTAGCTTGGATAAATCTTGCATTAAAACCATTTTGAAACATATCATTAGCTAGATATTTATAATCACCCAATATTCCTGCTGCCATACCCCATTCATTATGAAATAAACTTGATCTTAGATTATGTTTATTATCATCTACTGTTCTATATAATTCTTCATATTTAGGTTCTACATTTCCTTTTTCATCTACAGCTCCTATAGCTTCATAAGGTATATCCATAACAACACTTCTTATACCACTTCTAATGACTAGATATTTATATCTTTCTTTTTTAGTTTTTAATGAGTTATAATAAGCTTTTTCTGCTTTAGTCCAAGGAGCTATGCTTCCTTTAACAGGATCTTTTAAATATAAGTTTTGCCAATCTTTAAATTCAAGTAAAGTAGAACTTTGTCCTGTATAAAGATTAGGATCTAGGTATTGGGGTTGATAGTCTTTATAGGGGGAGTTTTGTTTGATATTGTGTGCTTCAAACAAAGCTTTGGAATATTCTTGGGTGTATTTGCCTACTTCACGCCCATCTTCTCTTTTATCAAATATAATTTGATTTGTATTTTTATCAACTTCTAATATAAGTCCATTAGAAGTATAAATCTCGTAAATATCTTTATTACCACTCATCTTTATCCTTTCATCCTATATATAAACCATCTTCCATAATGATAGTTGTAGCTAGTCTGCCTATAAACTTATTAGAATAATCTTGGGA includes:
- a CDS encoding helix-turn-helix domain-containing protein, which produces MSNFIPVNKVLEKELKNKEFQKEYENLNAWFELQKKLIAARIKSKKTQSALALELGIKQSQLARFETKLNNPSFDTLIKYAKAVGLKKLRISL
- a CDS encoding type II toxin-antitoxin system RelE/ParE family toxin codes for the protein MQLYGNEVKEPHSKFLGRGLFELRVKGKDNVARLFYAFQKDKKIYILHGFIKKSQKTPKNELEIAYKKLKELNDE
- a CDS encoding tyrosine-type recombinase/integrase encodes the protein MQFKEIKTSYISNFLSYLEIRSKNHKKLSKKTKLTYLRAITSFFTFINENNEDLFEFSFNFSKLNTRNEKREEKLEHLSDDEIQRLINTIERLKIQKEDYASFRNALLIKLMLYAGLRISESLKVRLCDFNEDEEDMLKINILAKGGKEQFAYIKKAYIDDELDYFKEYLKESNYIMQTHNGKLLNRSNAFIIINRIYAKALIHKKGLHLLRHTLAMKLTSQNVNLVVIQKILRHASMQTTTIYAKANNEMLRKALGNLG
- a CDS encoding mobilization protein, with amino-acid sequence MKNNAEILNKNEENIISKRILFNKKSLEMINMMLPAYKDEIDDNLKESEKISLFINLCVEKMFKKDFLDRIKEF